In the genome of Cupriavidus taiwanensis, one region contains:
- a CDS encoding xanthine dehydrogenase family protein molybdopterin-binding subunit, producing MSHLHASRRRFLQAAGAVPAALVLGFHLPLAKAADADAPARDPDDVNAWLRIDADGGVTIMVPSAELGQGVMTSAPMLIAEELECDWRQVRAELAPTDPVYNNRMFKVQATASSTSARWSYEPLRRIGATAREMLREAAAQTWSVPAAQCRAVQGVVRHEPSGRTLGYGALAARAATLPRPANVALKDPRDWKLLGRPTDRLDIPLKTRGAAVFGVDVKVPRMLVGSVMACPVFGGTLRRVDARPALALRGVRRVVPLDDAVAVLADSYWTARKGLAALQPDWQLPQGQLASDAALMAGYREAARSASAMALRHGDPDTQMQGAQAYTAEYEVPYLAHATMEPMNATADVRADRAEIWGPTQVCGEIAQRLSGVLGLPADRIVVHGTFVGGGFGRREEFDVFVQAALASKAAGQPVKLIWSREEDIQHDFYRPAAAARFSAVLAPDAAGIRALDARLACSSIYVRNFPDRVKGGVDPKSVEGVVDLPYALPHVAVRHAMVNTIVPVGFWRGVGYTQNTFFAESFIDELAHHAKADPLQFRLNLLAERPRPARLLQRLAQHVGWGSAAAGRFHGVALSQAWGSLCATVVELSVQGQRITLHRVVNAIDCGTVINPATVERQLEGASIWGLSAAMTGAITIADGCVQQANFHDYPLLRLAQTPRFEAVLAPSGERIGGVGESAVPTLAPALANALFAATGQRLRSLPLARHGFELA from the coding sequence GTGAGCCATCTCCACGCAAGCCGCCGCCGTTTCCTGCAAGCCGCCGGCGCGGTCCCCGCCGCACTGGTGCTGGGCTTCCACTTGCCGCTGGCGAAGGCGGCCGACGCCGACGCGCCCGCGCGCGACCCGGACGACGTCAACGCCTGGCTGCGCATCGATGCCGACGGCGGTGTGACCATCATGGTGCCGTCGGCCGAACTGGGGCAGGGCGTGATGACCTCGGCCCCCATGCTGATCGCCGAAGAACTCGAGTGCGACTGGCGCCAGGTGCGCGCCGAGCTCGCACCCACCGACCCGGTCTACAACAACCGCATGTTCAAGGTGCAGGCGACCGCCAGCAGCACCTCGGCACGCTGGTCGTACGAGCCGCTGCGCCGCATCGGCGCCACCGCGCGCGAGATGCTGCGCGAGGCCGCCGCGCAAACCTGGAGCGTGCCGGCGGCGCAGTGCCGCGCCGTGCAGGGCGTGGTGCGGCATGAGCCCAGCGGGCGCACGCTCGGCTACGGTGCGCTGGCCGCTCGCGCCGCCACGCTGCCGCGCCCGGCCAACGTGGCGCTGAAGGACCCGCGCGACTGGAAGCTGCTGGGTCGCCCGACGGACCGGCTCGACATTCCGCTGAAGACGCGCGGTGCCGCGGTGTTCGGCGTCGACGTCAAGGTGCCGCGCATGCTGGTGGGTTCGGTGATGGCATGCCCGGTCTTCGGCGGCACGCTGCGCCGGGTCGATGCGCGGCCGGCGCTGGCGCTGCGCGGCGTGCGGCGCGTGGTGCCGCTGGACGATGCCGTGGCAGTGCTGGCAGACAGCTACTGGACCGCGCGCAAGGGCCTGGCCGCGCTGCAGCCTGACTGGCAGTTGCCGCAAGGCCAGTTGGCCAGCGACGCGGCGCTGATGGCCGGCTACCGCGAGGCCGCGCGCAGCGCCTCGGCGATGGCGCTGCGCCACGGCGATCCTGACACGCAGATGCAGGGCGCACAGGCCTACACCGCCGAATACGAAGTGCCATACCTCGCCCACGCCACCATGGAACCGATGAACGCCACCGCCGATGTGCGCGCCGACCGAGCCGAGATCTGGGGCCCGACCCAGGTCTGCGGCGAGATCGCGCAGCGGCTCTCGGGCGTGCTGGGACTGCCCGCCGACCGCATCGTCGTACATGGAACCTTCGTCGGGGGCGGCTTCGGCCGGCGCGAGGAGTTCGACGTCTTTGTGCAGGCTGCGCTGGCGTCGAAGGCGGCGGGGCAGCCGGTCAAGCTGATCTGGTCGCGCGAGGAAGACATCCAGCACGATTTCTACCGCCCCGCGGCGGCGGCGCGCTTCAGCGCGGTGCTGGCCCCGGACGCGGCCGGCATCCGCGCACTGGATGCGCGCCTGGCCTGCTCGTCGATCTATGTCCGCAATTTCCCGGACCGGGTCAAGGGCGGGGTCGACCCCAAATCGGTCGAAGGGGTGGTGGACCTGCCTTACGCGCTGCCCCACGTCGCCGTGCGCCATGCGATGGTCAATACCATCGTGCCGGTGGGCTTCTGGCGCGGCGTGGGCTATACGCAGAACACCTTCTTCGCCGAGAGCTTTATCGACGAACTGGCCCATCACGCCAAAGCCGATCCGCTGCAGTTCCGGCTGAACCTGCTGGCCGAGCGCCCGCGCCCGGCGCGCTTGCTGCAGCGCCTGGCGCAGCACGTCGGCTGGGGCAGCGCGGCGGCGGGGCGTTTCCACGGCGTGGCGCTGTCGCAGGCGTGGGGCTCGCTGTGCGCGACGGTGGTGGAGCTGTCGGTGCAGGGCCAGCGCATCACGCTGCACCGCGTCGTCAATGCCATCGACTGCGGCACCGTGATCAACCCGGCGACGGTCGAGCGCCAGCTGGAGGGCGCCAGCATCTGGGGCCTGAGCGCGGCCATGACGGGCGCCATCACCATTGCCGACGGCTGCGTGCAGCAAGCCAACTTCCACGACTATCCGCTGCTGCGGCTGGCGCAGACGCCGCGCTTCGAGGCGGTGCTGGCGCCCAGCGGCGAGCGCATCGGCGGCGTGGGGGAATCGGCGGTGCCGACGCTGGCGCCGGCGCTGGCCAATGCGCTGTTCGCCGCGACCGGGCAGCGCCTGCGCTCGCTGCCGCTGGCGCGGCACGGGTTCGAGCTGGCGTAG
- a CDS encoding (2Fe-2S)-binding protein, producing MKLQLKINGKRHAVEAERDMPLLWVLRDYLGYTGTKFGCGAGLCGACTVHVDGKAVRACITPVGTVARADITTIEGLSADNSHPVQRAWIAEQVPQCGYCQSGMIMAACAWLQDSPSPRPEEIRAGITNLCRCGTYPRVERAILRAATALNAGDPKGRASS from the coding sequence ATGAAGCTGCAACTGAAGATCAACGGCAAGCGCCACGCCGTCGAGGCCGAACGCGACATGCCCCTGCTGTGGGTGCTGCGCGATTACCTGGGCTATACCGGCACCAAGTTCGGCTGCGGTGCGGGCCTGTGCGGGGCGTGCACCGTGCATGTCGATGGCAAGGCGGTGCGCGCCTGCATCACGCCTGTGGGCACCGTGGCGCGCGCCGACATTACCACCATCGAAGGATTGTCGGCCGACAATTCGCACCCGGTCCAGCGCGCGTGGATTGCCGAGCAGGTGCCGCAGTGCGGCTATTGCCAGTCGGGCATGATCATGGCCGCCTGCGCGTGGCTGCAGGACAGCCCGTCGCCGCGGCCGGAGGAGATCCGCGCCGGCATCACCAACCTGTGCCGCTGCGGCACCTATCCGCGCGTGGAACGCGCCATCCTGCGCGCCGCCACGGCGCTGAACGCCGGCGACCCGAAGGGGAGGGCGTCATCGTGA
- a CDS encoding LysR substrate-binding domain-containing protein, with protein MQVLQAFAATARTGSMTRAADALCVTHGAVSRHIRALESQLGCTLFLRAGRQLELTATGRELADDLERALRAVELSLAGAAARRARERQSLHVNVSPELASAWLVPKLPQLREALPGLDLSIAASTEDPDFARADLDVSLRYGPAPFTGYQCLKLLDDDIIVVCSPGFAQRHAGMTAADAAHLPRLRHARFRWSQWGAAAGVVLDEPEDGVVFDCRALLIEAAASGMGLALTRGLLAREAIAAGRLVRPLGDSFPASHNCYIVWRGDNPKQGLIRGFAEWLRGVALRG; from the coding sequence ATGCAAGTCCTCCAGGCCTTTGCCGCCACCGCGCGCACTGGCAGCATGACGCGCGCCGCCGATGCGCTGTGCGTGACGCACGGCGCCGTCAGCCGGCATATCCGTGCACTGGAGTCACAGCTTGGCTGCACCTTGTTCCTGCGCGCCGGCCGGCAGCTGGAGCTGACCGCCACCGGCCGCGAACTGGCCGACGACCTCGAGCGCGCCCTGCGCGCGGTGGAACTGTCGCTGGCCGGCGCGGCCGCGCGGCGCGCGCGCGAACGGCAGTCGCTGCATGTCAATGTCAGCCCCGAACTGGCCAGCGCATGGCTGGTGCCCAAGCTGCCGCAACTGCGCGAGGCGCTGCCCGGCCTGGACCTGTCCATCGCCGCCAGCACCGAGGACCCCGACTTTGCCCGTGCCGACCTGGACGTCAGCCTGCGCTACGGCCCCGCGCCCTTCACCGGCTACCAGTGCCTGAAGCTGCTCGACGACGACATCATCGTGGTCTGCAGCCCCGGCTTCGCCCAGCGGCATGCCGGCATGACCGCGGCCGATGCCGCGCACCTGCCGCGGCTGCGGCACGCGCGCTTCCGCTGGTCGCAGTGGGGCGCCGCGGCGGGCGTGGTATTGGACGAGCCCGAGGACGGCGTCGTCTTCGACTGTCGCGCACTGCTGATCGAAGCCGCGGCCAGCGGCATGGGGCTGGCGCTTACGCGAGGCTTGCTGGCACGCGAGGCTATCGCCGCGGGGCGGCTGGTGCGGCCGTTGGGAGATAGTTTTCCGGCCAGTCATAACTGCTACATCGTATGGCGTGGGGATAATCCCAAGCAGGGGTTGATTCGGGGCTTTGCGGAGTGGTTGCGGGGGGTGGCGCTGCGGGGGTGA
- a CDS encoding sialidase family protein — protein MSTRQNVYERTSTDGGVTWSTPLMITNDVGDEYDPYLEYDSLRDRMNLVYAKWRDPSGTQKNNIMLRTKAAANGSWSGPTMVTGDGVNDYWIPSLLTLQNGTMLAFFTMNGPEGVGGVGSGRIKLARSFDGGGTWSSPMHITNTCDAEYPRAVQNSYGAIMLVFSRYDSAPNRNSTCTDGVRPNGYPYTDLHQIWSSDDGITWTGESTLFHTPNGSALHPYIAAETGYRQAPCAGCGWAILFAMPDNSGKFGVYKISSSNQGISWSPPTLMSTSMWGGPYNIDPAFTIGCRGYFQYYTDGYPGQRTIVRRYDWASTCSVN, from the coding sequence GTGTCCACTCGCCAGAACGTCTACGAGAGAACTTCGACTGATGGAGGGGTCACCTGGTCAACGCCACTGATGATAACGAATGATGTTGGCGATGAGTACGACCCATACCTGGAGTACGACTCGTTGCGCGATCGTATGAACCTCGTTTATGCAAAATGGCGTGACCCCTCCGGAACGCAAAAGAACAACATCATGCTTCGGACCAAAGCGGCCGCAAATGGATCTTGGTCAGGACCTACTATGGTCACGGGAGACGGTGTGAATGACTACTGGATTCCTAGCCTGCTTACCTTGCAAAACGGCACTATGCTGGCGTTTTTCACGATGAACGGACCGGAGGGTGTGGGGGGCGTTGGTAGCGGTCGTATTAAGCTGGCAAGATCATTCGATGGTGGCGGAACTTGGAGTTCGCCGATGCACATCACCAACACATGCGACGCTGAGTATCCCCGAGCGGTTCAGAATAGTTACGGCGCTATCATGCTGGTCTTTTCCCGTTACGATTCTGCGCCAAATAGAAATTCGACGTGCACCGACGGAGTTCGGCCAAACGGATATCCCTATACCGATCTGCATCAAATTTGGTCAAGCGATGACGGTATAACGTGGACGGGTGAATCGACTCTGTTTCACACGCCGAACGGCTCTGCATTGCATCCATACATTGCTGCTGAAACCGGATATAGACAAGCACCGTGCGCCGGATGTGGCTGGGCAATTCTATTTGCTATGCCAGACAATTCTGGAAAATTCGGTGTTTATAAGATCTCGTCCTCAAATCAAGGAATATCGTGGTCACCTCCGACATTGATGTCGACGTCCATGTGGGGTGGGCCTTACAACATCGACCCTGCGTTCACAATCGGTTGCCGCGGCTATTTCCAGTACTACACCGACGGCTACCCAGGGCAGAGGACAATCGTGCGGCGCTATGACTGGGCATCCACCTGCTCAGTAAACTAG
- a CDS encoding glycosyltransferase family 2 protein: MTDSESGSLAVVVPVYNEEAVVREFHARLSATLDGIGRLRATVIYVNDGSNDHTLGILRALRQQDPRIAIVNLSRNFGKEIALSAGLDYADADAVIVIDADLQDPPELIPEFLRLWEAGNDVVYGQRVSRRGETGLKKATAYLFYRVIQSLSRVHIPEDTGDFRLLSRRAVTALRSLREQHRYMKGLFSWIGYSQVALRYERAPRSAGTSKFNYVRLWAFALEGITSFSIAPLKIATYVGLGIAGLSFIGAALVFYKAMVYGDPVRGYPSLMVTNLFLSGVQLIGIGVLGEYLGRMFNESKNRPLYFVEEHIPAGMADDARTLARLVSGMGSTIGIDREAQQQPAVRIASGI, encoded by the coding sequence ATGACTGACTCTGAAAGCGGGTCCCTGGCCGTGGTGGTCCCTGTCTACAACGAAGAAGCCGTCGTTCGGGAGTTTCACGCGCGGTTGTCAGCAACGCTCGATGGGATCGGGCGTTTGCGCGCGACCGTCATTTACGTGAACGACGGAAGCAACGATCACACGCTCGGCATACTGCGGGCGCTGCGGCAGCAGGATCCCCGCATTGCCATCGTCAACCTGAGCCGCAATTTCGGCAAGGAGATTGCTCTGTCCGCGGGGCTGGACTATGCGGACGCCGATGCCGTCATTGTCATCGACGCCGACCTGCAGGATCCGCCGGAACTGATTCCGGAATTCCTCCGGCTATGGGAAGCCGGGAACGATGTCGTGTACGGTCAACGCGTCAGCCGACGGGGCGAAACCGGATTGAAGAAGGCAACGGCATACCTGTTCTATCGGGTCATTCAATCCCTTAGCCGCGTTCACATTCCGGAGGACACCGGGGACTTCCGGCTCTTGAGCCGGCGCGCAGTGACGGCGCTGCGGTCGCTTCGCGAGCAACATCGCTACATGAAAGGGTTGTTCTCATGGATCGGATATTCGCAGGTGGCGCTGCGCTATGAGCGCGCTCCGCGGTCTGCGGGCACGTCGAAGTTCAATTACGTGAGGCTTTGGGCTTTTGCCCTGGAAGGGATCACGTCGTTTTCGATTGCGCCGCTGAAGATCGCCACCTATGTGGGACTTGGGATTGCCGGATTATCGTTCATCGGCGCGGCGTTGGTGTTCTACAAGGCCATGGTCTACGGCGATCCGGTGCGGGGCTATCCGTCGCTCATGGTCACGAACCTCTTCCTGTCAGGGGTACAGCTGATCGGGATTGGCGTGCTGGGCGAGTATCTCGGCAGGATGTTCAATGAGAGCAAGAATCGGCCACTGTACTTTGTCGAAGAGCATATCCCGGCCGGCATGGCTGATGACGCCAGAACGCTGGCGAGGCTCGTTTCGGGCATGGGCAGCACAATTGGGATTGACCGGGAGGCTCAGCAGCAGCCAGCGGTCAGGATCGCAAGTGGAATTTAG
- a CDS encoding mannosyltransferase family protein produces MYQILAAVFRPLRSPLRMPSGKLAARHADTVPSKTAKLHIATAVALVTLVVFWFLGRGLVVGTLANVEQLTGHYVATAFAWASPAAHLKPELLAGSGALQLTGHAPHDQRWTLRCGNALELVIERPAGLFRQWIPLVSACESSGLSIRSDWSMVPADGSGARDPRQLSFQVFEVRDNAGPIPLARLVSASTGFFEVEKHDFGTSAEHVLTSRWDADWYRRIATHGYHYDGDSGRQQSVAWPFLYPMAVKALAAVLGKPVTSMMLAFNAVCLLLALALLFAIGRTAGLDAGPALIAPAWLVFNPFAFFLVGGFSESLFLLLECAVVLSLLYRRYWLGAWAVALLTATRFIGLLSVLWLVHGIWSDRTSSPRKRILQSLAVAGIAMLGVVGDMAVKWMQTGFPLAAFTVRKAWQVTPPAQWLGMLDLGTLFEGEYLALVLPGLLVFLSCIAALCKAIRQSCRAAAMLIGIGITLVGGTLLLNPELHSVGRYLLPLAPSIVGVLALGRGHGRLVACAGVITAAGAAAMPFIVQRIAIGWPPY; encoded by the coding sequence ATGTACCAGATCCTGGCCGCGGTATTTCGACCGCTGCGCTCCCCTCTTCGCATGCCAAGTGGCAAGCTCGCAGCCAGGCATGCGGATACCGTGCCAAGCAAAACCGCCAAGCTGCATATCGCCACGGCAGTCGCCCTCGTTACGCTCGTCGTCTTCTGGTTCCTCGGACGCGGTCTCGTTGTCGGGACGCTTGCCAACGTAGAACAGCTGACCGGCCACTATGTAGCCACCGCATTCGCCTGGGCAAGCCCGGCGGCTCATCTCAAGCCCGAGCTCCTGGCTGGTTCCGGCGCCTTGCAACTGACGGGTCATGCGCCGCATGATCAGCGCTGGACCCTGCGCTGCGGCAACGCTCTGGAACTTGTCATAGAGCGGCCCGCCGGCCTGTTTCGCCAGTGGATTCCGCTGGTGTCAGCGTGCGAGAGTTCCGGCCTGTCGATTCGCTCTGACTGGTCAATGGTTCCCGCTGACGGCTCGGGGGCCCGCGATCCGCGCCAGCTTTCCTTTCAGGTCTTCGAAGTCCGCGACAACGCCGGGCCGATACCGCTGGCACGCCTCGTTTCGGCATCGACCGGCTTCTTTGAGGTCGAGAAGCACGATTTCGGCACCTCGGCAGAGCATGTTCTCACCTCCCGCTGGGATGCCGACTGGTACCGCCGCATTGCAACCCATGGCTACCACTACGACGGTGACAGCGGCAGGCAGCAAAGCGTCGCCTGGCCGTTCCTGTACCCCATGGCCGTGAAGGCATTGGCTGCCGTGCTCGGCAAACCGGTAACGTCGATGATGCTGGCATTCAATGCCGTGTGTCTTCTCCTTGCACTCGCGCTACTGTTCGCCATCGGCCGCACCGCGGGCCTCGACGCTGGTCCGGCGCTCATTGCACCCGCGTGGCTGGTGTTCAATCCGTTCGCATTCTTTCTGGTAGGAGGCTTCTCCGAGTCGCTGTTCCTGCTGCTCGAGTGCGCGGTCGTGTTGTCGCTGCTCTATCGGCGTTACTGGCTAGGCGCCTGGGCCGTGGCACTGCTGACCGCAACGCGTTTTATCGGATTGCTGTCCGTGCTCTGGCTGGTCCACGGCATCTGGTCCGACAGGACCTCGAGCCCGCGCAAGCGGATCCTCCAATCCCTTGCCGTGGCTGGAATCGCGATGCTGGGAGTGGTGGGCGACATGGCTGTCAAATGGATGCAAACCGGTTTTCCCCTTGCTGCCTTTACGGTGCGCAAGGCGTGGCAGGTTACCCCACCAGCCCAGTGGCTGGGCATGCTCGATCTCGGGACATTGTTCGAGGGTGAATACCTGGCCCTCGTCCTCCCGGGGCTGCTGGTCTTCCTCTCGTGCATCGCCGCACTTTGCAAGGCCATCCGGCAGTCTTGCCGTGCGGCGGCCATGCTGATTGGCATTGGCATCACGCTGGTAGGCGGAACGCTTCTGCTGAATCCCGAATTGCACTCGGTGGGACGCTACCTGCTGCCATTGGCGCCGTCCATCGTGGGGGTGCTCGCGTTGGGCCGGGGTCATGGCAGGCTGGTCGCTTGTGCAGGGGTTATCACGGCGGCTGGGGCGGCAGCCATGCCATTCATCGTGCAGCGCATTGCCATCGGATGGCCGCCTTATTGA
- a CDS encoding M81 family metallopeptidase, whose protein sequence is MKILIARLNHETNTFSPVPTPLAAFAPAYGDAAYRVAKGTRTAAAAFIDLAEAAGAEIVVPVIAGANPSGRVAAAAYTHLCDTIIAAAEGCDAVMLDLHGAMVAENSDDGEGDLLRRLRAVLPHAPVAVALDLHGNITQALVDHADIAVSFKTYPHVDMYEAGAHAGRLLLDMIAGRVRPVMAWRRPPLITHTLRSRTDEGAMQRAVALAREAERDGMLAVSVLAGFGLADIAAPCLSVIVVGDGDPARADEVASRIAAQAWAERDAFAYQAEPLASSIARAAQLADSADRADARPVLLLDHGDNCMSGGTCDNMAVLHEALAQGLTGIAVGPVCDPEAVAALVDAGVGASITLPVGDKVALPQLEVYPESRPLTGTVSAITDGEYTITGPTYTGQRVRMGRTALLDIGAAQVIVTETPQEHWDLGIFTHIGIDPHRARFLLLKSRMYCRPMFVPIAKAVVECDGEGVTSSRYERFPFRRVERPVYPLDDSVAWAG, encoded by the coding sequence ATGAAAATCCTGATTGCCCGACTCAATCACGAGACCAATACCTTTTCGCCGGTGCCGACGCCGCTGGCTGCGTTCGCGCCGGCCTATGGCGACGCCGCCTATCGTGTCGCCAAAGGCACCCGCACCGCGGCCGCCGCCTTCATCGACCTGGCCGAAGCCGCCGGCGCCGAGATCGTGGTACCCGTGATCGCCGGCGCCAACCCGAGCGGCCGCGTCGCCGCCGCGGCCTATACCCACCTGTGCGACACCATCATCGCCGCCGCCGAGGGCTGCGATGCGGTGATGCTGGACCTGCACGGCGCGATGGTGGCCGAGAACAGCGACGACGGCGAAGGCGACCTGCTGCGCCGCCTGCGTGCCGTGCTGCCGCATGCGCCGGTCGCGGTCGCGCTGGACCTGCACGGCAACATCACGCAGGCGCTGGTCGACCATGCCGACATCGCGGTCAGCTTCAAGACCTATCCGCACGTGGACATGTATGAAGCCGGCGCCCATGCCGGCCGCCTCTTGCTCGACATGATTGCCGGGCGCGTGCGCCCGGTGATGGCGTGGCGGCGCCCGCCGCTGATCACCCACACCCTGCGCAGCCGCACCGACGAAGGCGCCATGCAGCGCGCCGTCGCGCTGGCGCGCGAGGCCGAGCGGGACGGCATGCTGGCGGTGTCGGTGCTGGCCGGCTTCGGCCTGGCCGACATCGCCGCGCCTTGCCTGAGCGTGATTGTCGTCGGCGACGGCGACCCGGCCAGGGCCGACGAGGTTGCGAGCCGGATCGCGGCGCAGGCCTGGGCCGAGCGCGACGCCTTCGCCTACCAGGCCGAGCCGCTCGCCAGCTCCATCGCGCGCGCCGCGCAGCTTGCCGACAGCGCGGACCGTGCCGATGCAAGGCCGGTGCTGCTGCTCGACCATGGCGACAACTGCATGTCCGGCGGCACCTGCGACAACATGGCGGTACTGCACGAAGCACTGGCGCAGGGCCTGACCGGCATCGCGGTCGGACCCGTGTGCGACCCGGAAGCGGTGGCCGCGCTGGTCGACGCCGGCGTCGGGGCCAGCATCACGCTGCCGGTCGGCGACAAGGTGGCGTTGCCCCAACTGGAGGTCTATCCCGAGAGCCGGCCGCTGACCGGCACGGTCAGCGCGATCACCGACGGCGAGTACACCATCACCGGGCCGACCTACACCGGGCAACGCGTCCGCATGGGACGCACCGCCTTGCTCGACATCGGCGCGGCGCAGGTGATCGTGACCGAGACCCCGCAAGAGCACTGGGACCTGGGGATCTTCACCCATATCGGCATCGATCCGCACCGGGCCAGGTTCCTGCTGCTGAAGTCGCGCATGTACTGCAGGCCGATGTTCGTGCCGATTGCCAAGGCGGTGGTCGAGTGCGACGGGGAGGGGGTTACCAGTTCGCGCTATGAGCGGTTTCCGTTCAGGCGGGTTGAGAGGCCGGTTTATCCGCTGGATGACAGCGTTGCCTGGGCGGGATAG
- a CDS encoding Zn-dependent hydrolase: MTTLQAARAAAASAGARADLRIDGQRLWDTLMRLATIGATPRGGVCRLALTDLDRQGRDFFVAEAQAAGCTIRVDAIGNIFARRAGRDDTLPPVMTGSHIDTQPTGGKFDGNYGVFAGIEVLRTLADAGIVTDAPLEVAVWTNEEGSRFVPVMMGSGAFIGEFALADVLQQRDRDGISVGHALQAIGYAGPEPVGARAVGAYFEAHIEQGPVLEANDTTIGVVTGALGQRWYDVVLTGMEAHAGPTPMALRKDALLAASELVGIINRIALDHPPHGRGTVGCLGVHPDSRNVIPGKVTMTVDLRAGDDTLLSAMDAALRTQVAALAARSGIAIDLRQVVYFPPQPFDARLVEAVRNGAQRLGHSAMDVISGAGHDAVYLARVAPAAMIFVPCKDGISHNEIEDARPEHLEAGCNVLLHAMLDAATRP; this comes from the coding sequence ATGACGACATTGCAAGCAGCGCGCGCGGCCGCGGCGAGCGCCGGCGCGCGCGCCGACCTGCGCATCGACGGCCAGCGCCTGTGGGACACCCTGATGCGCCTGGCCACCATCGGCGCCACGCCCAGGGGCGGCGTGTGCCGGCTGGCGCTGACCGACCTGGACCGCCAGGGCCGCGACTTCTTCGTCGCCGAGGCCCAGGCGGCCGGATGCACGATCCGCGTCGATGCCATCGGCAATATCTTCGCGCGGCGCGCCGGGCGCGACGACACCCTGCCGCCGGTGATGACCGGCAGCCATATCGACACCCAGCCGACCGGCGGCAAGTTCGACGGCAACTACGGCGTGTTCGCCGGCATCGAAGTGCTGCGCACGCTGGCCGACGCCGGCATCGTCACCGACGCCCCGCTGGAGGTCGCGGTCTGGACCAACGAGGAAGGCTCGCGCTTCGTGCCGGTGATGATGGGCTCGGGCGCGTTCATCGGCGAGTTTGCGCTGGCGGACGTGCTGCAGCAGCGCGACCGCGACGGCATCAGCGTCGGCCACGCGCTGCAGGCCATCGGCTATGCCGGGCCGGAACCGGTTGGTGCGCGAGCGGTCGGCGCCTACTTTGAAGCGCATATCGAACAAGGCCCGGTGCTGGAGGCCAACGACACCACCATCGGCGTGGTCACGGGCGCGCTCGGCCAGCGCTGGTACGACGTGGTGCTGACCGGGATGGAAGCGCATGCCGGCCCCACGCCGATGGCGCTGCGCAAGGACGCGCTGCTGGCGGCGTCGGAGCTGGTCGGCATCATCAACCGCATCGCGCTCGATCATCCCCCGCATGGCCGCGGTACGGTGGGTTGCCTCGGCGTGCATCCCGATTCGCGCAACGTCATCCCCGGCAAGGTCACGATGACAGTGGACCTGCGCGCCGGCGACGACACGTTGCTGTCGGCGATGGACGCGGCGTTGCGTACGCAGGTTGCCGCACTGGCGGCGCGCAGCGGCATCGCCATCGATCTGCGGCAGGTGGTGTACTTTCCGCCGCAGCCGTTCGATGCGCGGCTGGTCGAGGCGGTGCGCAACGGCGCGCAACGGCTTGGCCATTCCGCCATGGACGTGATCAGCGGCGCCGGCCATGACGCGGTCTACCTGGCCCGCGTCGCCCCGGCGGCGATGATCTTCGTGCCGTGCAAGGACGGCATCAGCCACAACGAAATCGAAGATGCCCGGCCCGAGCACCTCGAGGCCGGCTGCAACGTGCTGCTGCACGCCATGCTCGATGCCGCCACGCGACCCTGA
- a CDS encoding ABC transporter ATP-binding protein — MMLDVQEIHGYYGKSHVLQGVSLAVGEGELVTLLGRNGAGKSTTLKAIAGVVQPRGGRVIFRGKDVAGMPPHRIAAEGLCLVPEHRGIFKLLTVEENLKLAARRDSPWQLQDIYRIFPRLRERRGNGGAQLSGGEQQMLAIGRAMMNHPRLLMLDEPVEGLAPVIVEEIVAQLKVIKAAGVPILLVEQNLEVCTQLADRHVIIEQGRVVYTGSNDAFRADEAVKDRYLGVGLAA, encoded by the coding sequence ATGATGCTCGATGTACAGGAGATCCATGGCTACTACGGCAAGAGCCATGTGCTGCAGGGCGTGTCGCTGGCGGTCGGCGAAGGCGAGCTGGTCACGCTGCTGGGGCGCAACGGCGCCGGCAAGTCGACCACGCTCAAGGCCATCGCCGGCGTAGTCCAGCCGCGCGGCGGGCGCGTCATCTTCCGCGGCAAGGACGTCGCCGGCATGCCGCCGCACCGTATTGCCGCCGAAGGCCTGTGCCTGGTGCCCGAGCACCGCGGCATCTTCAAGCTGCTGACGGTGGAAGAGAACCTCAAGCTGGCCGCGCGCCGCGACTCGCCGTGGCAGCTGCAGGACATCTACCGCATCTTCCCGCGCCTGCGCGAGCGGCGCGGCAACGGCGGCGCGCAGCTGTCCGGCGGCGAACAGCAGATGCTCGCGATCGGGCGCGCCATGATGAACCATCCGCGCCTGCTGATGCTCGACGAGCCGGTCGAAGGGCTGGCCCCGGTGATCGTGGAAGAGATCGTGGCGCAGCTCAAGGTCATCAAGGCCGCCGGCGTGCCGATCCTGCTGGTGGAGCAGAACCTGGAGGTCTGCACGCAGCTGGCTGACCGCCACGTGATCATCGAGCAGGGCAGGGTGGTCTACACCGGCAGCAACGACGCGTTCCGCGCCGACGAGGCGGTCAAGGACCGCTATCTCGGCGTCGGCCTGGCGGCTTGA